One window of the Carnobacterium maltaromaticum DSM 20342 genome contains the following:
- the dagF gene encoding 2-dehydro-3-deoxy-phosphogluconate aldolase, with product MKKTPNYLEDRICLNVLANSVQNAIDCYKAADKHVVLGVLSKNYPTDEEAIRDMELYQAATENALSVGLGAGDPNQSQMVSRISAKLQPQHINQVFTGVGASRALVGQDDTIVNGLVSPTGKVGLVNIATGPLSSQEPAGEVSIETAIALLKDMGGSSIKFFNMKGLAHIEEYKAVAKACAENDFYLEPTGGIDLENFEEIVQIAVDAGVKKIIPHVYSSIIDPETGDTRPEDVKTLLSLIKKTLA from the coding sequence ATGAAAAAAACACCCAATTATTTAGAAGATAGAATTTGTCTAAATGTTTTAGCAAATTCAGTTCAAAACGCAATTGATTGTTATAAAGCTGCTGACAAACATGTCGTTTTAGGCGTTTTATCAAAAAATTATCCAACAGACGAAGAAGCTATTCGTGATATGGAATTGTATCAAGCCGCTACAGAAAATGCGTTATCTGTTGGTTTAGGTGCTGGAGATCCAAATCAAAGTCAAATGGTTAGTCGTATTTCAGCTAAATTGCAACCACAACATATTAATCAAGTTTTTACTGGTGTTGGCGCGAGCCGTGCTTTGGTTGGACAAGATGATACGATTGTGAATGGACTTGTATCTCCAACGGGTAAAGTTGGATTGGTTAATATTGCTACTGGTCCTTTAAGTAGTCAAGAACCAGCTGGTGAAGTTTCGATTGAGACAGCCATTGCACTATTAAAAGATATGGGTGGAAGTTCAATTAAATTCTTCAATATGAAAGGTTTAGCTCATATTGAAGAGTATAAAGCTGTTGCTAAAGCTTGTGCAGAAAATGATTTCTATCTTGAGCCAACAGGTGGAATCGATTTAGAAAACTTTGAAGAAATCGTTCAAATCGCAGTTGACGCAGGCGTTAAAAAAATTATTCCTCATGTATATAGCTCTATTATTGATCCTGAAACTGGCGATACGCGTCCAGAGGATGTCAAAACATTGTTAAGTTTAATCAAAAAAACGTTAGCTTAA
- a CDS encoding sugar kinase produces the protein MNILAFGEVMMRLTPPHYKLIEQTDTVDLSFTGSGVNLLSSLAHFGYETTLLTTLPANQVGRAAAGSLRKLGIRDYLIGYQGNHIGLYFLEMGYGNRPAEVTYLNRLASSFGESTIVDYDLDKALNHAKIVHICGIALMLSEGTREVAFALAEKAHQLGKKVCFDFNYRPSLNEANGHEWVKAQFERILPHCDLVIGGIRDLVELLDLPDALATATEIERLEEVSLRFIKKYEIRDFAGTIREKEGKNLGIRGFLRRNEQFSVSSVFDLAIYDRIGTGDAYGAGIITGLIEEWDSQKTVTFATSNAVLTHTTFGDSPLVRKEIVEGFSQGILGDVIR, from the coding sequence ATGAATATTTTAGCCTTTGGTGAAGTGATGATGCGTTTAACACCGCCACACTATAAATTAATTGAACAAACTGATACAGTTGATTTATCTTTCACTGGAAGTGGAGTCAATTTACTTAGCAGCTTGGCTCATTTTGGGTATGAGACAACTTTACTAACAACTTTGCCAGCGAATCAAGTTGGACGCGCAGCGGCGGGTAGTTTACGGAAACTAGGCATTCGAGATTATCTAATTGGTTATCAAGGCAATCATATAGGCCTTTACTTTTTAGAAATGGGCTATGGCAATCGCCCCGCTGAGGTGACGTATTTAAATCGCTTAGCTAGCTCTTTTGGAGAAAGTACGATAGTGGATTATGATTTAGATAAAGCCCTTAACCATGCTAAAATTGTCCATATTTGTGGTATTGCTTTAATGCTTTCTGAGGGTACAAGGGAAGTAGCTTTCGCCTTAGCAGAAAAAGCGCATCAGTTGGGGAAAAAAGTTTGTTTTGATTTCAATTATCGCCCAAGCTTAAACGAAGCCAATGGCCATGAGTGGGTTAAAGCGCAATTTGAACGAATATTGCCACATTGTGACCTAGTTATTGGTGGAATTCGTGATTTAGTCGAGCTGTTAGATCTACCTGATGCGTTGGCAACAGCGACTGAAATTGAACGACTGGAAGAAGTCAGTCTCAGGTTTATTAAAAAGTATGAGATTCGAGATTTTGCTGGTACAATCCGTGAAAAAGAGGGCAAGAATCTTGGTATTCGAGGTTTCTTACGCCGAAATGAGCAATTTTCCGTTAGTTCAGTTTTTGATTTAGCAATTTACGATCGAATTGGCACAGGAGATGCCTATGGTGCTGGGATTATTACTGGTTTAATTGAAGAGTGGGATAGTCAAAAAACGGTCACCTTTGCGACGAGTAATGCCGTATTAACCCATACAACATTTGGTGATAGTCCGCTTGTACGTAAAGAAATTGTGGAAGGTTTTAGCCAGGGAATATTAGGCGATGTCATTCGCTAA
- a CDS encoding response regulator transcription factor, which yields MLRLLVVEDDERLSANIIEMTEDFLKGDQAYDGADGLYQAEQNIYDVIILDLMMPEMNGYEVLKELRRRKVETPVLILTAKDGLDDKIQGFEVGADDYLVKPFHREELIMRLKALLKRNHSGFMENQINHQELVLNLQNKTAKIGEQILVLNGKEFDLLEYFIQNPEMIVTKEQIFDRIWGFDSETSLSVVEVYMSNLRKKLKPYGYDEGIKTLRNVGYMLTAVTSV from the coding sequence TTGTTACGCTTATTAGTAGTGGAAGATGACGAACGATTGTCTGCAAATATTATTGAAATGACGGAAGACTTTTTAAAAGGGGATCAAGCATATGATGGAGCAGACGGTCTTTATCAGGCAGAACAAAATATCTATGATGTGATTATATTAGATTTAATGATGCCTGAGATGAATGGGTATGAAGTATTAAAAGAGCTGCGGAGGCGTAAAGTTGAAACACCTGTGTTAATTTTAACAGCCAAAGATGGCTTAGATGATAAGATTCAAGGATTTGAAGTCGGCGCAGATGATTATTTAGTAAAGCCATTTCATCGTGAAGAATTAATTATGCGTCTGAAAGCATTGCTAAAACGCAATCATAGTGGGTTTATGGAAAATCAAATTAACCATCAGGAATTAGTTTTAAATCTACAAAATAAAACAGCGAAGATTGGCGAACAAATTCTTGTGTTAAACGGCAAAGAATTTGATTTATTAGAATACTTTATTCAAAATCCAGAAATGATTGTGACGAAAGAACAAATTTTTGATCGTATCTGGGGCTTTGATTCTGAAACATCCTTAAGTGTTGTAGAAGTCTATATGAGTAATTTACGCAAAAAGCTAAAACCTTATGGATATGACGAAGGGATTAAAACCTTGAGAAATGTTGGCTATATGCTAACAGCTGTGACGAGCGTATGA
- a CDS encoding sensor histidine kinase, which translates to MKNKIEKKQQRRFFIYNMVAFALIFIAFGFIIFFQVQTSLYSRVDEDLLKQAELRGSFEPNGAFSGAPPGELSRLPDKDVTLKGQGRFVPIEWDSEGNILNKEAIGTQLYDELSTGFKLATSKLETVHSVTLDSGSSFRYVVYKAPSSNSSDVTYLQFISRVDAEKQLAENFGRILIICSIGSWILSIFASYYLSQKAMSPVLASWRKQTEFVANASHELRTPLTIIQNKLELLLTKPNDRIIDQMEPIALSLSEIRHLSKMTSDLLLLSRADSNATVLSEEMVDLNRFVTEVIAPYKEIAESKEMTIWTQLDSNRVSKIDPIRIQQLLVILLDNSLKYSQAGDSIGITTEVKDHYWIVEVRDTGQGIAEENREKVFERFYREEKSRNRETGGTGLGLAIAKWIVDLHKGKIEILDNLPKGTIFRVKIPIK; encoded by the coding sequence ATGAAAAATAAAATTGAGAAAAAACAACAACGTCGCTTTTTTATATACAATATGGTTGCCTTTGCTTTAATCTTTATCGCTTTTGGTTTTATTATCTTTTTTCAAGTGCAAACGTCACTCTATTCTAGAGTGGATGAAGATTTATTAAAGCAGGCTGAACTACGTGGTTCATTTGAACCAAATGGTGCATTTAGCGGAGCACCACCAGGGGAGTTATCACGGCTACCAGATAAAGATGTAACACTAAAAGGTCAAGGGCGTTTTGTCCCGATTGAATGGGACAGCGAAGGGAATATTTTAAATAAAGAAGCGATTGGGACTCAACTTTATGATGAGTTAAGCACTGGTTTTAAGCTAGCTACATCGAAGTTAGAGACAGTTCACTCTGTTACTCTGGATAGTGGAAGTTCTTTTCGTTATGTCGTTTATAAAGCTCCCAGTTCAAATAGTAGTGACGTAACGTATCTACAGTTTATTAGTCGTGTAGATGCTGAAAAACAATTAGCTGAAAATTTTGGACGCATTCTAATTATTTGTTCCATCGGATCTTGGATACTGTCTATTTTTGCTAGTTATTACCTTTCACAAAAAGCCATGAGTCCAGTTTTAGCCTCTTGGCGCAAGCAGACAGAATTTGTTGCCAATGCTTCCCATGAACTACGAACGCCATTAACCATCATTCAAAATAAGCTAGAACTTTTATTAACCAAACCAAACGATCGGATTATTGATCAAATGGAGCCCATTGCTCTATCTCTTAGTGAGATTAGGCATTTAAGTAAAATGACAAGTGACTTATTATTGTTGTCTCGTGCAGATTCTAATGCGACTGTATTATCAGAAGAAATGGTGGATTTAAATCGCTTTGTGACAGAAGTGATAGCCCCCTATAAAGAAATTGCAGAGAGCAAAGAAATGACAATTTGGACTCAATTAGATAGCAATCGTGTCAGTAAAATCGACCCAATCAGAATTCAACAATTGTTGGTTATCCTGTTAGATAATAGTTTAAAGTATAGTCAAGCAGGTGATAGTATCGGAATTACGACAGAAGTTAAAGACCATTATTGGATTGTTGAAGTTCGTGATACTGGCCAAGGAATTGCAGAAGAAAATCGAGAAAAAGTTTTTGAACGATTTTATCGTGAAGAAAAATCAAGAAATCGAGAGACTGGTGGAACTGGATTAGGATTAGCCATTGCTAAATGGATTGTTGATTTACACAAAGGAAAAATTGAGATTTTGGACAATCTACCTAAAGGAACGATCTTCAGAGTGAAAATACCAATTAAGTAA